The nucleotide sequence GCAAAGAATCAGGTAGGCATAGCCCGCCAGGATGCCCAGTCCCTGCTGCGCCACAACGGCCGCAATGGCACCCAGGACGCCAAAGGGTGCAAACGCCATCACGTAGCTCGTTACCTTAAACATGATATGCGACAGGGCATCAAGCGCTTTGATCATGATCTTGCCCTGTGCCCCAATAGACCCTACGGCAATACCGAAGAAGATACTGAAGACCACAATCTGGAGGATTTCATTAGTGGCCAGGGCATCCACAAAACTCGTCGGGACGATGTGCGTAATAAAATTGTCGAACGTCAGTTTCTGCACCTCAACGCCTGTGTCGGTTCCTTTGGGGGGCAGCGGCAGGCTCATGACTTCGCCGGGCTTCATGACATTAACAACCAGCAGCCCCACGACCAGCGATAGAATCGTAGCGAAATAAAAATAAGCCAGCGTCTTCAGACCAATCCGACCGACGGTGCCAAAATCACCAAGTTTGGCAATACCTACCACGAGCGTAGCGAATACCAGCGGCCCGATAATCATCTTGATCAGTCGAAGAAAAATCTTGGACAGGATATTCAGATCGGTGCCGGAGAAACCAGAGTCTGTGGCCGGAAACAGATAACCGATCAGAATGCCGAGCACCATGCCCAGAAAAATGCGGGTTGTCAGATTGGGGAGTTTCATGCAGTCGGTTTAAAAAGCCGTACTGACAAAAGTAACGGAATCCACCCAGTTCGGAAAGAGTCCGGCCCGAAACCATACCAGAAACAGACGCTCGTTTGTTTATACCCGAAAAGCCGCAACTCGCACTCGTTTTTTGCAATAGTTAGTTACATAGTGTAATATGCAGTTTGGTTGGTGACCGTTCACTCAATAACGGCGGGGCCGTTTCTACTTAAAAACGGCCCGGTAAATGGGTTTACGATACGCAAACAGAAGCCACATGAGCGGATACATCAAATAATCAGTCAATTGAAATGGGGTGCTGAAGTTAATATCATCAACAACGACGGTACCGCCTGAAGGGTGACGCAACAGCCGATGATGGTGGCGCCAGGAAGCCAGGAAAAAGGGTAATTTAGTTCCCTGATCGATAAAATAGATTTCCTGGCCCGTGGTTTGCTGGTCCGTAATCAGGCTGATCCAGTCCTGGCGAAAAAACAGAAAATTAAGCCGAAGGTGCACAACATCGCCCGGCAGACACCCGTCGAACCGGACGACATCGACGGGTGGAAAGGGAGGGCTAAGCCGGTCGAATAACGTTCGGTTAAAGCCAGCCCAGACAACAGGCAGGGACTGGTTAACGTGGGTTTTGAGGAGTAGTTGCATCACCGGTGCTGGTAACTTGTTGGACGAATGGGATTAAAATTTTATCAATTACTAAATCATATTCCGTTGTCGCTGGCCAGCCTGGGGATGAGTCAGTACATAGCTTGTTTGCTTCGACGGATAACCCATTCGCCTATGCTTCGGTTTGGAAGCGGGTTCCTGATTTTGCTTATCCTGCTGACATCTGGCTACCTGGGCCGGGCGGATGTGCCTCCTCCGGAATACCTGACCGTCCGGAAGGGACTGCCCCAGGGCTATATCAAGTCGATGCTGCAGGATCAGCGTGGTTTTATCTGGTTAGCCACCCGCGATGGACTGTGCCGATACGACGGAATTCGCTTCAAAATTTTTTACCATGATCCGCAGAACGTTCGTTCGCTATCCTTCAGCAGTATTTACGAGATTCGGGAGGATAAGCTGGGGCAGATCTGGGTGCGTACGGAAAATAACAACATCGATTGTTTCAACCCGATTACGGAGCAGTCGCACCGCGTCTCCGACTCCCCCGCTTTCCGGCGGATCGCCACCCGGAAGCTGCTCACCTCTATTGTACCCGATCAGCGTGGTCAGGCCTGGGTCGCCACCCAGACGAATGGCTTTTTCCGGATCAGTGCCAACGGCACTATCAGCCATCACCGCTGGGCAATCCGAAATGATTCGGTACAGCACCGGATTTCGGCGATTCTCACTGACCAGAAAGGTTTTCTATGGCTGGCTACGTCAGATGGTCTTCACCGCTACAATCCGGCGAGTGGTGAGTTTACCGTTTTTCGAACGTTCGCCGGCCTACCTCACAACGACGTACGAGCGCTGCACCTGCGGGCGAATGGCGAACTGATGCTTGGTTTTCCCGGGCAGTTCGCGCTGTTTAATCCCACTACCGGCCGAACCCGGCGGGTGATTGCGGTGCCGGGCCTTTCGGCAGAATCGCCTTTATTTGCGCAGGACCAACAGGGCAACGACTACGTAAACCAGGCGGTCTATAACGACCGCACGGGACTGGTTTTACTGCCAACCGATCCGAAATTTGCTTTTTACCAGCCCCTCTCGATGCTGGTTGACCGCTCGAACGTACTTTGGGTTGGCACAAACGGCGATGGTGTGGTGAAGTTTGACCTTAACAGGAATCCGTTTCATTCCTGGCCCCACCGGATTAACTTTCAAACCGACTGGATAACCCAGGAACTGGGGATACCCATCAGTGCTGTTCCAGCCCCTATCCGGACACAGGGACCTTTTCAGTTGCGTTATCAGTTCGACAAACAAAAAAATCTGTGGGTCGGCGGACGCTCTATTGTCCCGTATCAGTACAATACGGCTCAGCGACGTTTTACGCCCGTTCAGCCCGTGGGTATTCCGGCACGCTGGCTACCGGGGGGGGTATTCCGGTTACCTATCCTGACCACCGGACCCGAGGGCGAGATGTGGGGCCTGCTGGGAACCGATGGGCGCGCGGTGGTTCGCCATAACCCCAAACAGCACTCCTTTACGGTCTTCCCATTACCCATACCCGCCGGAAATCCCTACGAGGTGATGGCCATGACAGTTGATGGCGGCCGTATTTATCTGGCTACGCAAAGCCACGGCCTGCTTCGGGCCGACCTGTCGGCGAACCGGCTGATCCGCTGGCGCATGAATCCGGCTAGTCCGGATGCGCTACCGGTGAATTCGCTGCTCAGTCTGGCGCAGGACCCGGCGCAGTATAACTATCTGTGGATCGGTACGTTCGGCAATGGCCTGTGTCGACTCGACAAGCATACAGGTCAGATTCGCTGTTTTACGGTACGCAATGGGTTACCGAATAACGTTGTTTACGGTATTCGCCCTGATGCCGACGGTCATCTCTGGCTGAGTACGAACCGGGGGTTGTGCCGCTTCGACAGTAAATCGTTCGACGTGCGGAACTATACTACCGACGACGGGCTGCCCAGCGAAGAGTTCAACCGGTTTCAGGACCTTGCGCTGCCCAACGGGCGGATCGTCTTCGGCGGTATTGGCGGCTACACGGTTTTTAACCCGCGCCGGGTCAATGATGATAATTTCAAGCCCGTCGTGGCGCTCACGGCCCTGCGCATTAACAATCAGCCGGTCAGTGCGCTTGACCCGGAGTCACCCATCCGACAGGATATTAACGAAACCCGCGAGATCGTTCTGAACCACGAGCAGAACTTCCTGTCGTTCGATTTTGCGGCTCTGCAATACAACCAGAGTGACAAAAATCAGTATCGGCACAAGCTGATTGGTCTCGACAACGACTGGGTATATACCAATAACCTCGCCACCGCGACGTACACTAACCTGCCACCTGCTACCTATACGTTCGTGGTCAACGCATCCAATACGTCGCGAATCTGGAGTCCGCATACGCACCAGATTCGGGTCGTCATTGAGCCGTCGCCCTGGGCAACTTGGTGGGCCTATACACTCTACGGTCTGCTGGTGCTGGGCGCGATCATTACGTTTGTCCGCATCCGGATCAATCGGATACGCCTGCAAAGCCATATTGAACTTCAGGAAAAGGAATCTATTCAGCTTCGGAATCTCGACGAGGTCAAATCCCGTTTCTTTGCCAACATCACCCACGAGTTTCGCACTCCACTTACGCTCATTCTGACGCCGTTGGAGCAGCTGCTCAACGAAATCAACGATCCCCAGCACCATAGCAGGCTGTCCATGGTCTATCGGAATGCCAGCCAGTTGCTGCGGCTCATTAACGAGCTGCTGGACCTGGCTAAGCTGGAGGCCGGCAGTCTGACAGTCACACCCGCTCAGGGCGATCTGGTGGAGTTTGTCGAGCGTACAACGCTCGTCTTTGAGGAAGAAGCCGAACGCAAACAGATTCAGCTTCGGCTACAGCCCCAGGTTACGCACCGCTTCTACTGGTTCGACGCCGACAAGCTGGAGAAAATCCTGAATAATCTGCTGGCTAACGCGCTGAAATTTACCGGCGAAAATGGGAAGATCGATGTAACCCTGTCTGTCCGGTCAATACCCGAAACCCCGGCACCAACGGAGGCTGAGCAACCCGCCGACAGTATTATCCGGTTAATCGTCAGCGACACGGGCACGGGTATTGCCGATCATAAACTACCTTACATCTTTAACCGGTTTTATCAGGCCGACCAAACGGCCAGTCGCAGCCTGGTTGGATCGGGAATTGGACTGGCTTTGGTGAAAGAACTGGTCGACGTGATGCAGGGCACTATCCGGGCCGAAAGCCGGCCGGGTGCAGGTTCAACGTTCACCGTTGAATTACCCTGTCGCTCAGCCCGCGCGGGTGGCGAAACACCCGTGCAGCCCCTGCCTACTCCCCAACGGGAACCCGTCACCTCGCCGGAGTCAACCAATTCCGCCGATCTGCCCTATATTCTGCTCGTAGAAGATAACGACGAGCTTGCCGAGTTCATTACAGATATCCTGAGCGTGGAATGGCATGTCCGCCGGGTACATAACGGCCGCTTAGGGGTCGATACGGCAACTTCTGAAGGTCCGGACCTGGTCATCAGCGATGTTCTGATGCCCGAAATGAATGGGTTTGAACTCTGCCGCCAATTGAAAAGCAGCCCTGTTACGAACCATATTCCGGTGCTGCTTCTGACGGCCAAAGCCGGCTCGGACAGCCGCGTGGAAGGTCTGACCGCCGGTGCTGACGATTATTTAACGAAGCCTTTTCAGGTTGATGAACTGCGCTGGCGGGTCAGAAACCGCCTGGAGCAGCAACGCCGGTTCCGGCAGCATTTCCGAATGCAGCTGTTAAGCGAGGGGCACCTGCCAACTCAGAGTGAAGTGGCCGAAGACGAATTCATGAACCGTCTGTATGACGTGATTAAAGCCAGGCTGGGCGACACCAATTTTGGCGTAGAACCCCTGGCGGCATCCGTTAATCTGAGCCGCATGCAGCTCAACCGGAAGGTGAAAGCCATGACCGGTCTTACGCCCGTTGAATTGATCCGGGCCGTGCGGCTCAACCGGGCGGCTGATATGCTGCTGACCAACGTATCTATTTCCGACGTAGCCTTCGCCGTTGGTATGGACCCTGCTTATTTCTCGAAAGTCTTTAAGGACCAGCATGGTTTAACCCCTTCCGAGTACGTTGAACAGAATCGGCGCAGGTCTGCTTAGGCCTCCGCTCCTCAGTTGTCTGCTTATTTTTCTTTAAGCCCGGCTATCTGTACGGGCTTTCTTTTGCACTTTAATTAGTTGTTTATACACGTAAATTGGACGTTTGGGGGTCATGTTACAAACTTGATAGAACGTGTTACGAATGAACTAGGTGCCAAATGTAACTTCCTGTAACATTGTATCAGTTCTTCAACACACTCAAATCATACTCGCATGACTTACTTTTCCTCCGCCGTAAATTCAGCCCGCACCCAACCCGCTGAATGGCCCCCGCTGAAACTTTACTTACGTGAAACCGGTCGTCAGTCATTCCCTGTAGCTGACCTGGTCTATATGCAGGCCGTTGCTAACTATAGCTGGCTCAACTGGATGGATGGCAAGCGAATGCTGATGCCCCGCACGCTGAAATACTATACGCCCAAGCTGCCGGCCGAATGGTTTATCCGGCTGCACCGCAACTGCGTAGTTAATCGCCGTTACGTTGAGCGGCTGGAGCGTACTGATACGGGCGGTCTGGTTCATCTGTCAACGGGCGATGTGCTGCCCGTATCGCGTCGGCGCTGGAGTACGGTTCGCCGGCAGCTCATGAACAACATGCCCCATCTGAACTGATCTTCTTGAAGCACCTGATAAAGAAACGCCCTGGCCAAACTGACCGGGGCGTTTCTGCATTAAAAACAGGTTCTGTAAGTCTAGTAACCCTTTAAGAATTACTTTCGGGAAACCTGTTACTAATCTTACATTTTCTCTAACACACGCTCCATTGAAACTTCCTGACTAATGCGGGCTTTCAGTTCGCTGATGGGCACACGAATCTGCTCGGTTGTGTCGCGGTAGCGGATCGTCACGGTATCGTCTTCCAGGGTCTGGTAATCCACGGCGATGCAGAAAGGCGTTCCAATCAGATCCTGCCGGGTATACCGCTTACCGATAGCATCGCGTTCTTCGTAGATCACGCGAAATTCGGAACGTAAACTCTTAACAATCTGCTCCGCTTTCTCGGGCAGACCGTCTTTACGGACCAGCGGGAACACGGCCGCTTTGATGGGCGCCAGCGCGGGGTGCAGTTTCAGATACGTCCGCTCTTTCTGGTCGGCACCCTCGCCCACGGTTTCTTTCGTGAAGGCATTGCAGAACACGGCCAGGAACAGCCGGTCGGCGCCTACGGAGGTTTCGACTACGTAGGGAATGTAATTGCCGTACGGCTTGCCCGTGGCGGGGTCTACGTCGTTGTCGAAGTATTGCTGTTTTTTGCGGCTCAGCTCCTGGTGCGACTTCAGGTCAAAGTCGGTACGGGAATGGATACCCTCCATCTCGCGGAAACCAAACGGGAATTGGTACTCAATATCAACGGCCGCATTGGCGTAATGCGCCAGCTTCTCGTGGATATGAAACTTCAGCTTCTCGGCGGGTAATCCCAGCGCCTGATGGAATTTCATCCGGGTGTCGCGCCAGCGTTCGTACCACTCCATTTCGGTGCCGGGCCGTACGAAGAACTGCATCTCCATCTGCTCAAACTCGCGCATCCGGAACGTAAACTGCCGGGCTACGATCTCGTTGCGGAACGCCTTGCCAATCTGGGCGATACCAAACGGCACCTTCATCCGACCGGTTTTTTGTACGTTCAGGAAGTTGACAAAAATACCCTGAGCCGTTTCGGGACGGAGGTAAATCAGACTGGCGTCCTCGGCCAGCGAACCGACCTGCGTCGAGAACATCAGATTGAACTGTCGGACTTCCGTCCAGTTGTCGGTGCCGGATACGGGGTCTTTGATGCCCTCGGCAATGATGAGGTTACGAACGCCTTCGAGGTCGTTCTCGCCCAGCAGACGCCCCATTTCCTGAAGCAGCGCGGTGCTGCGGGCTTCGTCGCCGGCATTGGCATATTCTTCAGCCTTCAGTTCAAGCAGTTGATCGGCGCGGTAGCGTTTTTTGGAATCCCGGTTGTCGATCATGGGATCGTTGAACGAATCGACGTGCCCCGACGCCTTCCACGTAAGCGGGTGCATGAAGATCGACGCGTCAATACCGACGACGTTATCGTGGAGTTGGGTCATGGCCTTCCACCACAGCGTTTTGAGATTATTTTTGAGTTCGACGCCGTTCTGACCGTAATCGTACACGGCCTGCAGGCCATCGTAGATTTCGGAGGACGGAAACACGAAGCCATATTCTTTGGCGTGGGCGATAATGTCCTGAAGGGACGTTGCCGGGGATACTTTCTGCTCTGTCATAATCCGTTACTGAGACCACAAAGATAGGACTTGCGCCGAAAACTACCGGCCTGAGCAGCCGCAGCTCTGGAGAAATGTCTGTTTATTCCCACTCGTTTTTACCCGTAGCTTTACGTAAGGATTCTGTCAGGTGGTCTGTTGATGGAATCTACCCATCACATCTAAAGCGCCTATTCGTATGAACACCTGGCCCGATAATCGCATCCAGCAGCTGCTGGGTATCGACATTCCAATTATTCAGGCGCCTATGGCGGGTTCGGTCTTCTCCGAGATGGCCATTGCCGTATCGGAAGCTGGTGGTTTAGGCTCCCTCCCCTGCGCGTTGCTGAGCCCAGAGCAGATACGCAGTGAACTCCAGCTCATTCGGCAGCAGACGAGCCGCCCCATTAACCTGAACTTTTTCTGCCATCAGGCCCCGCAGGCCGATCCGGATCGGGAGAACGAATGGCGTAACCGGCTGGCTCCGTATTATCGGGAGCTGGAACTTGATCCGCAGATGATGATTCCCACGGCTAGCCGAAGCCCCTTCGATGCGATTCTCTGCGATCTGGTTGCTGAGGAACGCCCCGAAGTAGTCAGCTTTCATTTTGGCCTTCCTGACCCAACCCTTCTGACTCGGGTGAAAGCTACGGGCGCTAAAATCATTTCTTCGGCGACTACAGTGGACGAAGCCCGCTGGCTTGAAGCGGCCGGCTGCGATGCCATCATTGCTCAGGGAGCCGAGGCCGGTGGCCATCGGGGAATATTCCTGAGTGACGACATAGCCACTCAGGTAGGAACCATGGCGCTGGTGCCGCAGGTGGTGGATGCCGTTAAGGTGCCCGTCATTGCGGCCGGGGGCATTGCCGACGCTCGTGGTATCGTTGCGGCCTTTGCGCTGGGCGCTTCAGCAGTGCAGCTTGGAACGGCCTACCTGTTCTGTCCCGAAGCCCGGATTTCTCCGGTTTACCGGCAGGCGCTCCGAACGGCAAAAGACAGTAACACCGCCCTAACGAATGTGCTTACGGGTCGTCCGGCGCGTAGTATCGTCAATCGGCTGGTTCGGGAAGTGGGTCCCCTATCGGCCCTGGCACCGGAATTTCCCTTGGCGGGGGGCGCTCTTACTCCCCTGCGCGCTAAAGCGGAATCGAAAAACTCAGCCGATTTCAGTCCGCTCTGGTCGGGTCAGGCGGCCCGGTTAAGTCAGGAACTACCAGCAGGCGAGTTAACCAAACGACTGGCTCAGGAAGCACTCGCCCGATTCGGATCGCACTAGTCCGATGGTTGTAGGGCAGGTTTCAGAAGAAATCAGCCCTACAACCATTATCTCCTGTTTCAAGTTTTACCGGAACACCACTATTCAAATGACAACTGCCTTTCTGCAATCGCCACTGGGTCGGGTTCGGATTACCGGCAATGACCTCGGCGTTTCGACTATTACCTGTCTGGACGTTTCGGACGAAACACCCGATTCAGCAAACCCTTCAGAGCCGGTTATGCAGGCCGTTACGCAGCTCAACGAGTATTTTGCGGGTACCCGTAAAACCTTCGATTTTTTGATTAATCCAGCCGGAACTGCCTTTCAGCAAAGCGTCTGGCAGGCGTTGCTCGACGTACCCTTTGGCACAACCTTATCCTATCTGGCCCTCACCCGACGCCTGGGCGATGAGAAAGCCATCCGGGCGGTAGCCGCTGCCAACGGCCGGAACCCGCTCTGGATTGTGGTGCCCTGCCACCGGATTATCGGCTCCAATGGTTCGCTGACGGGCTACGCAGGTGGACTGTGGCGCAAGCAGTGGCTGCTGGAACATGAGCGCGGCAGCATCAGGCAATTATCCTTGTTCTCTTAAAAATACTTTTACGTATGCCGCCTGCGCGTATTGCACGTCTTGTTTGTCTGCTCCTCACCGGCGTTGTTACGGCCTGTGCCCCGCATTACAACGGCCCCGTTAGCGATCATTTTGATGGCAAGAAGTTTTTTAACCCCGGCATGCCCGAACGTGAATCCGGCGGACTGCTGAAGTGGCTGCTCAACCGCGACAAAAAGCCGTGGCCCGAACAGCCCAACGCCTTTGTCGGTCTCCGACCCGCCACGCGCATCGAAGGCGACAGCCTGGTGGTTACGTTCGTGAACCATTCTACGTTCCTGCTGCAAACCAACGGCCTGAACATCCTGACCGATCCGGTCTGGTCGGAACGCGTTGGGCCGACCTCGTGGCTGGGTGTCAAACGCCATCGGCCACCGGGATTACGTTTTGACGAGCTGCCACCCATCGACGTCGTGCTGCTGAGCCACTGCCACTACGACCACCTCGACCTGCCCACTATCGAACGACTGGTGAAGGCCCATAATCCGCTGTTTGTTACGCCCCTCGGCGTGTCGTACCTCCCCCGCTCGGTAGACGCCCGAACCAGCCGCGAGCTCGACTGGAACGATACATTGCGGGTAAACGACCGACTCAGTCTGACCTGCGTACAGGCACAGCATTTCAGCAACCGGGGCCTGGGCGACCGGAATGAAACGCTCTGGGCGGGCTACCTGCTTCACACCCGTTTCGGAACGGTTTACTTCTGTGGAGACAGCGGCTACGGTCAGCATTTCAAACAGATTGCCGAACAGGCGGCACGTAGTCCAACCGGCCCGATCAAGCTGGCCATGCTGCCCATCGGCTCCTACCTGCCCGAATGGTTTATGGCACCCGTCCACACCTCACCCGCCGGGGCCGTACAGGCCTTTCTGGATCTCAAAGCCGCACAGGCCATAGGTATTCATTTCGGCACCTTCCAGCAGGGCGACGATGGGCTGTACGAACCCGTGACGGATTTACGTAAAGCGTTGCAGCAGAAAGGCGTTGCCGAGCGTTTGTTTCTGGTACCCACCGAAGGGCGGGCCACCGTGTTCCGGTAGATGCGTTTAGAGCATCGCGGCTCCAAAAACGCCTGCGCTGTCGCCCAGCTTAGGTTTCAGAAAACGCGTGTGCAGTTCGCCGTTATTGAAAATATATTTCTTAGCGCGTTCGACGCCTTCCGTATAGAGCAGGTCTACGTTACCCACACCCCCACCCAGCACAATCGCATCGGGGTCGAGGATATTAATAATAACCGAAACCGCGCGGCCAAAATACTCCAGCATCCGGTTGACCGTCTGGCTGGCGAACAGATCCGTACCGGCGCTGAAGCCTTCCATAATGGTCTGCATCGTTTTGACTTCGCCACTGATCTGCTGGTGATACCGCTGCAGAGCCGGACCGGAGATAACCTGTTCGGTACAGCCCCGCTTCCCGCAATAACAGGGGTAGCCGTTCTCTTCGAGAATATTATGGCCCCACTCTCCCCCAATGCCCTGAAAGCCATTCAGCACGAACGGTCGGCCGTCTTTGCCGCGCACTACGATGCCTCCACCAACGCCGGTGCCCATAATAACCCCAAACACCGTCTGGTAGTCGGGCACAACATCGGGCACAATTCCCAGCGTCGCTTCGGCCAGGGCAAAGCAGTTGGCGTCGTTCGCTACTTCAATGGGTAATCCCAGCAGCCGGGTCAGATCCTGCTTCATGGGTTTACCGTTCAGCACGGTCGTATTGCAGTTTTTCATCGCCTGCCGGGCCGGGTCAAACGTTCCAGGCGTACCAAAGCCGATGCGTTCGGGCGTGAGGCCAGTTTCGGCTTTGAGCAGCTCAATCAGCCGGACAATTTGATTCAGAATGTGGTCGTATCCTTTATCGGCTTCGGTGTCAATCCGTTTACGGATAAGAACGGCATCGGGCGAAGGCGCGGTCATCACTACGCCTTCGATTTTGGTGCCGCCTAAGTCAATACCCCAATAGGTCGTCATGAACGCAAATAACTGTTGTTTTTTGATTTGAACCAGAATTCAGCTTGGATTGATATGGCTTTTTCGGAATTTCGTCGTCTCAAATCCAAACCGGATTCAGCGCAACAAACCAAATTCAAAAATAGATTATGATTAAGCCCGGACAAACAGCGCCCGAGTTTACGCTGTTCAACAGCGATAAAAAAGAAGTCTCTCTAGGCGATTTCCACGGCAAAAACCTGATTATTCTGTTCTTCCCGCTGGCATTTACGAGTGTCTGTACCGTCGAACTTTGCGAGATACGCGACAAAATCAGCACGTACACAGATCTGAACGCCGAGATTGTTGCGATTTCGGTGGATTCACCTTATGTACTGGCAAAATTTAAACAGGAGCAGAACCTACCCTTCGATCTACTGTCTGATTTTAATAAAGAGGTTTCGGCGGCTTATGACTCACTCTACGAAACCTTCTCGATGAATATGAAGGGCGTGAGTAAGCGCTCGGCTTTCCTGATCGATCCGAACGGTATCATTCAATACGCCGAAGTGCTCGACAATGCCGGTGAAGTGCCGA is from Spirosoma taeanense and encodes:
- a CDS encoding redoxin domain-containing protein; the encoded protein is MIKPGQTAPEFTLFNSDKKEVSLGDFHGKNLIILFFPLAFTSVCTVELCEIRDKISTYTDLNAEIVAISVDSPYVLAKFKQEQNLPFDLLSDFNKEVSAAYDSLYETFSMNMKGVSKRSAFLIDPNGIIQYAEVLDNAGEVPNFNALRETLAQLK
- a CDS encoding ROK family protein, with the translated sequence MTTYWGIDLGGTKIEGVVMTAPSPDAVLIRKRIDTEADKGYDHILNQIVRLIELLKAETGLTPERIGFGTPGTFDPARQAMKNCNTTVLNGKPMKQDLTRLLGLPIEVANDANCFALAEATLGIVPDVVPDYQTVFGVIMGTGVGGGIVVRGKDGRPFVLNGFQGIGGEWGHNILEENGYPCYCGKRGCTEQVISGPALQRYHQQISGEVKTMQTIMEGFSAGTDLFASQTVNRMLEYFGRAVSVIINILDPDAIVLGGGVGNVDLLYTEGVERAKKYIFNNGELHTRFLKPKLGDSAGVFGAAML